Below is a window of Desulfovibrio desulfuricans DNA.
AGCTATGGAAAGCAAGAAGCGCGACATCAACGACATGTCCATATGGGATGATGCCAAAAGTATGCTGGCAAAGGCCAGAGCAGATGGCGTAGAAACAGCCTGGGACAGACTGGATCAGCAAACGCCGCATTGCCGTTTTTGCGAGCTTGGCACCACCTGTCGCAATTGCGTTATGGGGCCGTGCCGCATCAGTGCCAAGGCCGAACCTGGTGGAAAACTTTCTCGTGGCGTGTGTGGCGCAGACGCCGATGTGATTGTGGCCCGCAACTTTGGCCGTTTTATCGCTGGCGGCTCTGCTGGGCACTCCGATCACGGACGTGATGTGATCGAGGCTCTGGAGGCAGTAGTGGAAGGCCGCGCCCCCGGCTACCAGATTCGGGACGAGGCCAAACTGCGGCGTATTGCTGCCGAGCTGGGCGTGGCAACAGAAGGGCGCGATGCCCTTGATGTGGCCGCCGATGTGGTGGATGCCTGCTACAGCGATTTTGGCAGCAGGCGCAAGGCGGTCAATTTCCTCTCTCGTGTTCCGGCCAAGCGCCGCGAGCTGTGGGAAAAGCTCGACATCACTCCGCGCGGCGTTGACCGCGAAATAGCCGAAATGATGCACCGCACCCACATGGGCTGCGATAATGATGCGCCCAATACCATGCTGCATGCGGCGCGTTGCGCCCTGGCCGACGGTTGGGCTGGTTCCATGATCGCCACAGAACTGTGCGACGTGCTTTTCGGTACACCCAAACCCAAAATGTCCACCGCCAACCTTGGCGTAATCAAAAAGGACACAGTCAATATCTTGGTGCACGGCCACAATCCTGTGGTGTCCGAGATGATTCTGGACGCAGCTCGCGACCCTGAAATGATCGAGCTTGCCAAAAAGAACGGAGCAACAGGCATCACTGTTGCCGGGTTGTGCTGTACCGGTAATGAGCTGCTCATGCGGCAGGGCATCCCCATGGCAGGCAACCACCTGATGACGGAGCTGGCAATCGTGACCGGCGCTGTGGAAGTTGTGGTAGTGGACTACCAGTGCATCATGCCGAGCCTTGTGCAGGTGGCTGGCTGCTACCACACCCGTTTTATCGACACAGCAGCCAAGGCCCGCTTTACCGGGGCCATCCATTTTAATTTCCATCCCGAAAATGCACAGGAAGAAGCCCGCAAGATCGTCCGCATGGCAGTGGACGCCTTTGTGGAGCGCGACCCCAAGCGTGTGGAAATCCCCGCCGAACCTGTCAGCATCATGACCGGTTTCTCCAACGAGGCCATCCTTGAGGCTCTGGGCGGTTCGCTTGATCCTTTGTTGGATGCCGTCAAGGCTGGCACGGTGCGCGGTTTTGTGGGCGTGGTTGGCTGCAACAATCCCAAGATCAAGCACGATTCGGCCAACGTGGGCCTCATGAAGGCGCTTATCAAAAAAGATATTATGGTTCTGGCCACAGGCTGCGTCACCACAGCGGCGGGCAAGGCCGGGCTGCTGGTGCCCGAGGGCGCTTCCATGGCGGGGCCGGGGCTGCAAAGCCTGTGCGGGGCGCTGGGCATTCCTCCTGTGCTGCACCTCGGCAGTTGCGTGGATAACGCCCGTATCTTGCAGTTGTGCGCGCTGATCGCCAATGCACTGGGCGTGGATATTTCCGATCTGCCCGTGGGCGCGTCCTCGCCGGAATGGTATTCTGAAAAAGCGGCGGCCATCGGACTGTATGCGGTTGCCAGCGGCATTTACACGCATCTGGGCCTGCCGCCCAACATCCTCGGCTCGGAAAAGGTGACGGATATAGCCCTAAATGGTCTGGAACAGATTGTGGGCGCATCCTTTGTGGTCAATGACGATCCCGAAAAGGCGGCTGATCTGCTGGATGCGCGCATCCGGCAGAAGCGGCAGGGCCTTGGCCTGCAACCCTAGGCCAGTGTGTTTTGCAGAGCGGGTGGGCGGGCCTGTCCGCTCTGCGCAAGGCGAAAGGACACGTACATAAACCACAGGGGGATTGCATGAAGATTGCCGTTTCTGGCAAGGGCGGCGTGGGCAAAACCTCTATCACCGCCTGGCTTGGCGATTATCTGGCGCGGCGCGGAGAAAAAGTCTGGCTTGTGGATGCCGACACGGCGCTTTCGCTCGGGCAGGCCTCTGGTCTGGCGCGGGCTGATCTGCCGGAGGCCCTCACCCAGCGCGCCGCATTGATTGAAGAACGCATTCGTCCCGCTGGCAAGGGCGGCATGATGGATCTTGATCCGCATGTCAGCGATCTGCCCGAGGCTCTGTCGGCCCCTCTGCCTGTTGTGGGGGAAGGGGCGAAAACAGCAGGCGACAAACGCCTGCTGGTCATGGGGCCCTTGACCAGCGCCGGGGGCGGCTGCGCTTGTGAAAGCAACGCCCTGCTCAAGGCCCTGCTGGCGCACCTGGTACTCGACAGACGTGAATGGGTGCTGGTGGACATGGAGGCCGGTGTGGAACACCTGGGCCGGGGAACCGTGGCTCATGTGGATGCCCTGCTGGTGGTATCCGAGCCGAGTATGCGTTCGCTGGAAACAGCGGCGGAGGTTGCCCGTATGGCTGGCGATCTGGGCCTGCACCGCCAGGTGCTGGTGCTGAACAAGGCCACACCTGACCAGGTCGCTGACCTG
It encodes the following:
- a CDS encoding nucleotide-binding protein, with product MKIAVSGKGGVGKTSITAWLGDYLARRGEKVWLVDADTALSLGQASGLARADLPEALTQRAALIEERIRPAGKGGMMDLDPHVSDLPEALSAPLPVVGEGAKTAGDKRLLVMGPLTSAGGGCACESNALLKALLAHLVLDRREWVLVDMEAGVEHLGRGTVAHVDALLVVSEPSMRSLETAAEVARMAGDLGLHRQVLVLNKATPDQVADLPPIADLPQQRISMPDLEPLRARQLRSGSVLGLGDETEKMLDNFCASLLQKIESESVQRG
- the cooS gene encoding anaerobic carbon-monoxide dehydrogenase catalytic subunit — encoded protein: MESKKRDINDMSIWDDAKSMLAKARADGVETAWDRLDQQTPHCRFCELGTTCRNCVMGPCRISAKAEPGGKLSRGVCGADADVIVARNFGRFIAGGSAGHSDHGRDVIEALEAVVEGRAPGYQIRDEAKLRRIAAELGVATEGRDALDVAADVVDACYSDFGSRRKAVNFLSRVPAKRRELWEKLDITPRGVDREIAEMMHRTHMGCDNDAPNTMLHAARCALADGWAGSMIATELCDVLFGTPKPKMSTANLGVIKKDTVNILVHGHNPVVSEMILDAARDPEMIELAKKNGATGITVAGLCCTGNELLMRQGIPMAGNHLMTELAIVTGAVEVVVVDYQCIMPSLVQVAGCYHTRFIDTAAKARFTGAIHFNFHPENAQEEARKIVRMAVDAFVERDPKRVEIPAEPVSIMTGFSNEAILEALGGSLDPLLDAVKAGTVRGFVGVVGCNNPKIKHDSANVGLMKALIKKDIMVLATGCVTTAAGKAGLLVPEGASMAGPGLQSLCGALGIPPVLHLGSCVDNARILQLCALIANALGVDISDLPVGASSPEWYSEKAAAIGLYAVASGIYTHLGLPPNILGSEKVTDIALNGLEQIVGASFVVNDDPEKAADLLDARIRQKRQGLGLQP